The following DNA comes from Miscanthus floridulus cultivar M001 chromosome 5, ASM1932011v1, whole genome shotgun sequence.
CAATGGGAGTCAATTTTGCTGTAGCTCAAGGAGCACCCAACATCTAATTATAAATCCAATTCCTAAATGTCCAGATACTAACAGCAGTTTTAAAAATTGGctctatctctctctccctccctccctctcttccctcCTCCCGGGTTTCTTAATCTGTAATTTGTGTAAACAGGAAAATCTCCTAGGCTTCTTTGATGTTCTAAGAAAACAAGTTCAAGTTCCAAATGGAAAACAGATATTTGCTCATCCGATTAGGAAAAACCCAGGCACTACCTGACAGGTTGACAAGTTCAGAAAAGAAGGGGACAAAGATTATTTCTTGTTTACTTGCTCGGTTGCTCCTTGATGTTCATATGTTAAGGGCAGGGGCCAAGCAAAATAATACCATAAGGGAGGGCAAAATAGTAGCCGATGGCTCATTAGGAGGGTGAAACTCAAAATTTTCACTGATATTACATGGTTAAATTGGTGTACATCAGGGGCTTGGGTATACTACAATCTTCTTATGACATCGAATGAAATAAGAGCTGGCAAGCTTGGATGTGGGAGAGTTTAAACCATGGTATGGTAGCACTCAGAATATACTAACAGTTCATACTATTGCAATCAAAGGGCCAAAGGCATTTGAAATCTCACCAAAGTTGGGACCAAAATCTGTGCAAACTTCAGCACGGATGGTCTGGTTGTTTTCAGCAATTCCATAAACCTCCATAAAGTGTGATACAGGGACGTCCATGGCGCTTTTGATGCTCAACTGATGCCCATCACTGGACTGCCCGACAAGCACTCCACCTTCATTGCATTGGACTTGAACAACCGTGCGCACTCTTCGGCCAACAAACATGTTCAGAATCTCTGCATTGACAAGTGCTGCAGGGCTTGATGTGTCCATCTCTGCAAAGTGAGGATTCAGAATTTCAAATCATTCAATGTAATTCAGTACAATCATCTAGCAAACACTGAAGCAAATAAATTCCACACCTCTTCTAGTCACTATCACAAAAAACACCATATCAAATATTGCAGTATGATGAATAAGTGCTTGGAGAGGATCTCTACTGCAAAACATGTACTAGAGTTTTGGTTGGCAATGTGACTTGTGAGTGGGTTACAATATACATTCAGCCTGAGATAATCATTTTGGGCATTAGGGATGTGATACCATAATATTTGTAATAATGCCTAAAAATTCTCAAGAAACAGCTTCAGAATTTCTGCTAACATAATTACTGTGAAATTACTGCAAGACATTTTGTACAAGAACACATGCTTGTCAAAGTACAGTAGGTGGCCTAGGAAAAAACATGTAATACGCACAATGAGTAAGCATATACAATCTGCTGGTGAGTATCAGTCACCTATCCTGTACACGGCTAAGGCGAAACATTATAACACTTTCTAAGACAGTTTCTCCATACCCCGCATGTAAGATTGGGATCACAAGAGGCACCGATTTGTAAATCTCGATAAAAAAAATTTCCCATGCAGCAAACTACACAGAGCCTGGGGAGTTTCAATTCTTAACAACCTGCGGTCAATCATTGATGGTCCAATCCGCGCTGCTTGGCTTCTCTACGCCCAACCCCGCTCCCACCTCTTTCTTCCGCGGGAATGGCGGCGCCAATCATTAGATCGGGACTTGGGCTAGGGATTCGCTACCCCGACCATGGAATCGGGGAGCAGCAAGGCTCGGCCATTGAGACAAAACCCTAGCAAAACTGGGGCGCCTGAAGAAATCACGGTCTCGATCCCGCCCCTAAATCCCCGCAGCTACTACCACGAATCAGACGAGGAAGAAGATCGAGCATTTCGGCCAGCCTTACCGTCCTTGAGGCGGCGAACGGATGAAGCGGACTCCTCTCGCGGGCGGCGACGGCGGAGTGGGCTGGGCTCTCACCGAACGGAAGAGACGGGAGAGGAAAGAGGCGGCGCCGGTGATGGATATATTCCCCGTTGAGTTGCAAAATCGCCGAAGGAGATATTACCGGAGTGCCCTTGCGAAATGCGGATGGCGCCAAAGGCACCGCTAATCCGCACACTTTTGGCGCCAAAAGCTTTATCtccatttttcattttttttactatccctcttgtctttttttttttttcaacaCCCTCTTGTCTTCTTTTGGAGTGGATATACGGAGTAGGAAGGAAAGAGATccagagcatcttcaagagttccAAAACTCACTCCCAATCCTGATATTTTTTTATAAGATTGAAAAATAACGTTGTTCAACAGCTCACAATCTTTTCGTACTTGAAAAAATTGACCTAACTATGTGGAAATGTACGCACACATATTAGTCGGCCAATCTAGAAGTGGAAGAACGCGGAGAGAAATAAAGAGAAGGACATGATTCCTAATACAAGTGTACAAGAGACAAATAAAACATAAAAATGGTTGGTGTAATTTAAAAATAGTCTGAGAGTCTTTATGCAAAATTTCcttctatatatttatattttagGAGCGAGATTTTAAAAATTATTAGAGGACCCAACAAATATGCTCTCAACTTTTTTCAGCCACTTgaaaactcattgatttaccaACTTATTTTTTTAGGAACTACTGCTCTTACAAGCATATTAATTCCGTATCAACTGAAATAACCGGTATATCTCATACCGATAGATAAACCCATCTATAGAAGTGACTCTATTCCATACTAATCTAATTTTTTCGGAATGATATTTATAAGTTTGATGTTACATCCTCTTAAAATAGGTCAATAAACTATGGAAATCGGTGGAGATAATGGTGCATAATGTTGGAACGCATAAATGTAACTATTGTTATAGCAGAAGAacttagggcctatttggttcattcctcaacacCGCCAAAACCAGCCCAGTCAACGTTTGCTTTGTTTCCGGAGTTCTGGCGCTGCCTCAGCTTATCAGCATGCATGCAAGCTATTTTTAGACCCAAACACGCCAAATGTGTGGCGGCCCATTTGGTCGCCCAACTTTCGGCGCGGCCGCATGCCGTCCCTAGGCGCCATTCAAACAGTTGCAAACTAGAAGGGTTTCCGTAATGTCTCACAATGTTGAAGTTAAAAATCTACAAGAGTAAATTGCACTACAGGTACCTAAACTATTTGGTGTTTCACAGATGGGTACTCCAACTAAAAAACGTAACTTCTGGGTACTGGAACTATACTTTAACTATACTTTTTGGTATCCAACGGTCCAAACCTGGTCACGCAGGTGCTAGCATCCGACGTGGGCACGCCACCGTGGACAATGGACGCTGGCCCCTTGGCATTTTTGTGATAACCCCTCCCCCAATCCAGGCGTGACGCCACCTTCTTCTGCTTCTGCGGTCTCAGCGGCGCGGCGGTGGCCGGCCAGGAGTCCAGGCCCATGAGGAGCGCGATGACGCCCGGGGCGGCCCCATCGGCCGGGTGCTGCGCCGTAGGCCGCAGCGGCGGCGTCGGGGAAGCAGGAGGCGGGCACGGGAGCCTGCGTGGGGAGGAgcagagggaggcagcgcgggaAGAAAAGCCTGGGCTTGCGGGCGAGGCGACGGTGCCCGGCGAGCAGATGTAGGTGCACGCGCAGCTCCCTGCAGCACCGCGCCCACGTCGACGGCGGCAGCGCTCGCTCGCCATGGGACAGGCGGAGCAGAGCTCCCGCTCGCACGCACCGCGCACGCCGCCGCAGGCGAGCTGCCGTGGGGAACCACGCCCTACCTGCGGCCGCGCAGCGCGCGCGCCAGGGCCCCACCGGTGGCTGCCCTCGCCGAGGTCGCGGCACCACCTCTTCCTGTCCCCTGCCTCGCCGCCTTCGTCTCCTCCTTCATCGCACCCGCCAGGTTCGTGCGCCTGCCTCTGCCTAGATCTGCGGAAACGCCACCGCC
Coding sequences within:
- the LOC136451862 gene encoding replication protein A 14 kDa subunit-like, encoding MDTSSPAALVNAEILNMFVGRRVRTVVQVQCNEGGVLVGQSSDGHQLSIKSAMDVPVSHFMEVYGIAENNQTIRAEVCTDFGPNFDPKPFDQLCKLASDKFKHMFL